The Magnolia sinica isolate HGM2019 chromosome 3, MsV1, whole genome shotgun sequence genome includes the window GAAATATGAATGCTAAAATACTTAAAAATCtggttatttccactttactAGACTGAGGAAGCAGCCCTGAGATTATGTTTACACTCCTCTCAAGTCCAGCTTGAAAGCAACATAAATAAAATTTGTAGCCCATCCGTCAAAATGAAATATGAATgctgaaaaaattaaaatttggctATTTCCAATTTATTAGACTAATTATTTAAATTAAACTCAATAGTGCATTCAACAGCACCCTCAATGACAACCTCCACCATTAGTTTCAAATAAGTCTCTAGCAATATGTTGATTAAGAATTGGGGATGTACAAAAGATTTGCTTCCAGAACTTACAATTGGATGGAATAATTGCCTGGAAAGAATCCAAAGATCCTGCACCATAATCCACTAACTGCCGTTGTGCTTCCAGTTCTCTCTGCACCAATTTCCCATAACCACCTCTGCGTGTAATTTGTTAAGAAGATAAACGGTGACAGATTGCACTCTGAATATTAGGCAGTCTTCAGGGAACTAAAGGAATGACGCATTAACTTAGTTCCTACATGGAAATCTCAAGAACCCCTCCATACTTGAAAAaaattacacatgcacacacacatggagggagggagggagggagtgagaGGGAGGGGTGGGTGTATTTAGCAAATGGTATTTTGTCCCTGTAACCTATTAAGACTGGCACAGCATGTTGATttaaatctgggccaaccaactGATAAGTGACATCAATGGGTCAATGGCCGAAAATCATACCAATAGGGTGTTTCTAACCATTCTATCTACagactcttttcttttctttttttccttttttgttgttgttcttTGGACAGTTGTTCCAGACACTTTGACTATCCAAGGACGTCATGGATTGAATAGTATGATTTTTGTTTGTGGATCTTCCAAGTGGTAGCCCACCAATTACATGGATCAATCCAACATTTCACAGGCTGATATCATTTACTGAGGGTAGCAGAAGTGCAACCAACTTCTAAACCTAACAATGAGTGCAGAGAGAGTAACATAAATGTTCTAAGATTAAACGTATGGAGCATATCTTGGAAAAAACTCCATTGATTAACTATGGAGTGCCATGGTTATTTACTTGTACAAGCAAAAAGAGCATCTCTTGATCCCATAGTTTAAAATGAATATGGAAAAGATGGGATGCCATGAGAAAGAAACAGTTAAACTATTTGAAATGCCAAACAGTAGCACTAGTTATCGATGTCTAGCAAActtgaaacatccaccatcaaTGACTTACTACTATTACAGGCCAATAGGATGAATTAATCCGGGACCATTTACGACTACCAAGTTGTTCCGACATGAAGACTCTTTGAAAACtgacaccattgaaaactttccagATGCATGGATATAATTTCTAATATCTCAATTACTTTAACAGGTATGGTATTCAACCATTGAACGGTGCCATTAATTTATCCAGTTGTCCCCCAAGACGTGTGCGTGCATGTATATAAGTCCATGCACAACTCCAACTGCCAAAACCAAGTTTTAACATGCCACTATATCACCAAGGTGCCAACCCTCTTCTTAGAGCCAAAGCAAAACCAGCCGAGAACTATGAGACCAAAACAAGAGAGAGCCAAAATGTGAACTAGTAAAGAAATTCTGGAAGAATTGATTGCATGTTTGCAAAGGATATCAGGATCATAGTCAGTGCGATACTCATCCCGCACCTATACCACAGGAGAAAAATAACATCAGAATAAGCAGAATGTAACATGATAAAACCAACAGggtatgaaaaagaaaagaaatagctGCCAATGCAACAGCAGTTTAACCTGTCCACCACTTCGACCCCGTCCCCACTGCCTTCCTTCTTGGAACCCCCAGTCAAAATCAACACGAATTGGGCGATCATCAAGAATAGTCCCACTTATGTATTTTACTGAATCCTCAGCATCCCCTCTAGAATAATATCTGATAAAAACACCATCATACAATGGTCAGACAACAATAGGAGAACAATAAAAACAATATTTTGAAGGCAAGTAAATTGCTGCACATGATTAGATATAATCTGGTCACCATGAGACAGTAATACTTCTGATCGGGATATCATAAAACAGCAGACAAACCAACCACCTGACCCATTTAAAATTGATGACAGCAACcacttaaaaaagaagaagaagaagaagaagaagaaagaaagaaaaattgcaAGGTCGTGGTCCAAATGTAGTACAACAATAATTGTCATAATTGTGAGTGATCCCgatgtatttccccttcattaagttaaaatagattcattgatgatatgttgtgtgTATGTTTTGACATTGTTATTATGATCTCTTACTACATTAATTATGTAATTTATTCAATATGCGAGCATAACCAATGATCTGATGTACTATGTTGGTAAACTTATGATCTAATTTTCTATATAATTGCAACTAGTGATCTGATTTGCGGAATTGATATAACTATAAATTTACGGTTGTGATGATGTTATCAGTTAGCATGAAAACTACAATGATTCAAATATGAGAATGGGAATGATCATATGATATATCATCTACGACTACTTAATATGCTTGTGGCTTGTGCATCCATCATTTGCATGCACGATACGTGCTGAATTCCTGAGGGACCTCCTTGGATGGTATACCTAGTAGAATTGTTATCAAAAGCCCACTATACTAGTAGAAGCTTACTCAAGGAGTAGAAGCAGGCCTTGCCAATGCCTAGCAAATGGTAGAAGTATGCAAGGGGTAGATGCGGGTTGATGGGTTCCCAACTCAAGCAAGCGGACGGATTctcacttgatgcattcatgcattcacgCATTGCTTagcatttgtattttctttctgaatttatattttatataattgttattattatattCTGATTTGATGTGAAGAACCATGTCGGGACTTCTCACTAGGCCTAGCCAGCTTACCCTGTATTGATATAAAACTGTACATATATGATTGAGGATAAGCCAAATGGTCAAGAACATGAGTACGTGGTCGAGCTAGAAAAGGACCCAAGGGACACATAGCCCTACTTGACACAGAGGAAGAAGATGTTGCCCTAGACCAGTCATGCTTATCATTTTAATTCCATTTGATGTTCTTGGAatattatttctttctttcaagTTTGTTAGACaagatttattttattgcataaAACCCCGAATGGAATGGTCCTTAGCTATGTTAATAACTGATGGTTAATTTCTTATTCATGAGATGTGGCCAAATATaaatgaaatttagatctatggTATTACTCCTAGCTAGGCAAATTTTGTGTAAGCATATCAAATAATTTAAGTACACTTAGTGCACAAATCATGATGTGGATCTCGGGTCCGAAGTATACACCAAGTACCTGAAATTTGGGTCGTGATAGGTTCTCTCCTTGCAGGTCTCAACTAAAGGTGAAATAACAATGCCAGCTTGCCTATGTTTGGAGTATGGTTGATATATATTATCATCATTCCTCCACCTctatcaaaagaaaaagaaaatttatgccTTACATGTTACTTTTTTTTGCATAACGAGATAAATTTGCAAATGGTGTACATAACTATAATGGCTATGGTTGAAGACCAACATGCGTTAACCGAATAAGATATCATTGCATCATTGAAAGGACTTGGGTCCAAAGGAATAAAATATCAATTGTAGCATTGAAAGGCCACATGTCCAATCCTGGCGTACCGCGTACCCACATTGTTAACAAATCCCAAATGTACTTCAGCAACAAGCAAGCATATTTTAGAGCACTCTCCAACAACAAGTATGCATACAGGACTGTGAGAAAACAAAGACACACATATAGGGATAAATACTGCCAACAAAATGTTTGATTGTGAACGACGCTATATCTACTCTCCAAGTGAAATACAATCAATTAGCATctttaaactattacaaaatttgCACGTGTGCAAAAGTGTACAAAGCAGGTAAGAACCTTACATGACAAAACAAAAGCCACATGGAGTTTTAGTATTCTTATCCAAACCCATAATAATCTTCTTAATCTCTCCAGCTCGAGAGAATAGCTCATAAACTTGCTCTTCAGTCGTGTAGAAGGACATATTCCCAATATAAACAGTTGTTGAGGCTAGGAGTGCATGTTCAAATTCTTCCTGTGTTCCAGGAAATCTTCTATCCCGATATGCTGAAAGCTTGTTTGGATCCTAATATTGAAGCAAGTTAAGTTACCAAAGAAAGCAAACATTAGATCTAAACACAGGGAATGGGAGCAGAAACAAGTGCGATTAGCATAACTAGTTGGACAATAGTCTTTGTGGCCACCGACAGTATACTCAAACatcaaatgaaaaataaagaaaaatattagATTGCATATAATAGAAAATATTATTAGAAGGTTCAAAGGGCAGCTTAACTTAAATATCTCAAATGTGAACACAATGAGATCCAATTTGGAATAATGTATATAAATTGGAGGCTAAAAGAAAGAATGAGATGTCACCTATCACCAAGGTATTCTACGGCCACTGCCGTTAGCATCTCGATACGACTGGCCGTAAtggcctcttttttcttttttcattttttggaaagaattaaaaaaaataaaaaaaatcaatatcgGCCATAACGGCCCATTATAGGCCATTTTTttcataacggccattatggccccGCAACGTGTAACAGTGCCCACGTTCGGTTATATAACTGATTTTGCATACGTTGCCTATAACCATAGTTTTTTAAGGTGGGTGTCTCAGTCCTAGAGTTGTAATACCTCAAGGTTGTTCTTGATGCTTAATAGCATGAAGTACAAACCGAGCATAGGCAAGACTTAAACCTCAGCCTCAAGGCATATGGATCATGTGTTTGGGTAAAAAATCGCCcctcatttatttttctttgatctttTTGGACAACTTTTCTCTCAGTTTCATATATAGGTGGCCATCCCATCCTTTTTGGACAACTTTTCTCATAGTTCCATGTATAGGTGGCACAAAAAAATTGGTGCCGAAGACTGTTCATGGAAATAGGTCCAATCACCAAAATGAACTATCCATGACCCCCAGCCTTCTGGATTGCTATTGATTTCCTAGTATTGCCTCAATCATACAATCTTAACCAAGCTATATGTTGCTATGGATTTCATGGGATTGCCCCATTTTGGTGGCAGTCCAGCTGTCCTGTCCAGGGTTTTAAAACACTGGTCTTAAGACCTTCATGTAAGTCAGATTCACAAAAGAAAATGAACAGAAAGTATTAGAGTGATGCAAATTCAAAATTCACGTGTTCAAACGAccccaagtagttgggataaggcttaaatgacaACGAGGATTCTACCTTTGCTGTCTGGCCAGTTAAAACACAGTTCAAGGTGATATTGCTGATTAAATGTACACACGACCACATACACACCTACATGGAACACATGAATGGAATTGAATCCGTTCGTCAAGGCAGGCCCTGCTATGTATGAACCTAACCTAGAAGCTAGGCTAATCTGCTTTTCAAGTGGACCAGATATGTACATTGAATCTCAACTGTTCATCAACTATTTCAAACCACCCATCTCATTCGCACCTGCATTCACAtagccccacctgatgagcagactaGTCGGACTTCCGTGCCAGGACACATACAGAATGAGACCCTCCCAACATACGGCCCCGATCTTGCACGTGTTATACATTTTGGAAAGTGCACCTGCTTTCACGTACGTGTAAACAAGTGAATGTAGAATAATTAGGGCGTGCTGAGGCAGTATGTTTCCGTCAAACCATAACTAAGCTAAAGGTTCGCAATTCCATTCACTTCTGCATCCAAACACGGCCTAAATTGTGATCTTAAATAAATATACAACTTTCAAGAAATCAAAAGCTACAGCGAAGGATTTACCTTGAACAAAGAAGCCATTACTCGGTATCGACACGCCGGTAGTTAAATCCGCATTCGATCTGTTtccagaaaaatagagagagagagagagagagagagagagagagagagagagagagaggttttcaGTACTTGGTTCGAATGGGAAGTTTCTTTGTAATTCTAGCTAAAAAGGATACGTGAGCAGACAGCAATATACACCGATTGAAATATAAATGGAAAGGGAGGAGTAAACGTACCTCAGGCGGAAACCCTAGTTGCGAGAAACGGAGAGAGAGCAATGGTGGAAATCCAGGAGTTGATCTGAGACGAAGGTCTAGGGTTTTTCAAAAGCCGCTCTTTGGCTGAAATCCGATGAGCGTTTGGCGCGGGCTCAATTCCCTGGGAAGTAGTGACCCTCCTGTACTGATGTCTCGGTACTGGTCGGTGCCGTGACCCCGTGAcgaatccatgccgttcatccatttgttcagcttattttagggcatgagcccaaaaataaggcagatacaattctcgggtggaccacacaccGCGCCGACgctaatgtttatctgccatccaacctgttgattaggtcacacaaatattaacttgaacAAAAACCTTTGCGGCCCCATTAagtttttcaatggtgggcattctatcactatggtgtggtccacctgatcttggatctgcctcatttttgggtaaatGCCATTAAAATGACTGGTAAATAAATGGatattgttatgggaaaatctggaGTACGTCTTGCCTGGGAGAAACCCCGAGTAGTAAGACCTGACAGGATTATACTCAACTCGACCTCATTCCGTCCGCTTGAAGTCAGCTTGGACTCAATTCCGAGATATGGTGTCGGTGTTGTCTGCCAAGGTTAACTAAAAGAACATGGGCACGATAATCGTTAGGTCAGTCTAAATGGAGACACGGCCAGCGCAACGTCCCAGTAACACACGATTTGGGAATAACTGCACGCCCGCCGAGATCTGCACGTTCATCAGTTGTGGTTAATGGCTAAGATTGTGCCGAGAAAGATGGGCATGTCTACTCCGGTCGCAAGATATAAATAGTCATCAAATGCATAGGAgcaggtacgcaaaatctctcacctgaAACCtagctacactacttagacctgaattcctagcctgactttggcatcggagggtcccatgTTTTaatcagggtctcctttgtccttctcttgtgcaggCTTACAGAGCTCGGAGCAAGTGCTTAGAGCTCGGTAAAGGTGAACcatatttttgcatcaacatttttgGTGTCGTCTATGGGATACGTGAGACGAAAGAGTCTTTGTAGCTTTGTTATAAATGGCTAAGGGAAAACAGAGAGCACTTCCAGCACCAGTGGCGAAGCCTGGGCCCGCTGAGCAACGGCATTCGTCGTCAATACTTCATGCTAAGTTGGCCCCAACGGGACCATCTCAACAGACCCGAAGCCGCGGAGGCAAGTATCGAGCATTACAAAATCAAGTGCAAGTGTTGGTAGATGAGATCAATCAGATGAAGCGACAACAAGCAGCGAGTCAATATCCGCCCCTTGACCAAGGCGAAGCCGCTCCGTCTGCAGTAGAGTGACCTGTCCTCGTAAGTTCGCGAGTGAGAGTATCTCGGAGCATGTCGGCCCAAGCTCCAACTTACATGCGAGAAGCGGAAGCCCGGGTCCCAACTTATGTATCCGAGACCTCGGCGTTGGCCCCGGCTGACATTCGCCATGAGCTAGAAAGGATGAGGAGGGGTAAAACACCCGAGGTTGAAACTCCTCGTGAAACAGTTGTGGATAATAAGGATCCATAGGAAGCCCAGCTCGATGAACTCCGAAACCAAATCAATACCTTGCAGCGGAACCACCAGGCACCGACTCTAATTGTAGTGGAAGCAATGATGGAGGAGATTGAGCCTCCATTTACCAACGACATCATGGGCGCAGCCATGCCTTCGAGGTTCATAATGCCCCCCATTATTCAATTCTCGGGGTCCGGAGATCCAATGGAGCACATGGAGTCTTATCGCTCATGGATGCAAATCCAATCGACCTTAGAGGTGATGATGTGCAGAGCATTCTCCATAACCCTCACATGGGCTGCGAGAAGTGGTACCAGCAACTTAAGCCGAGATCGATCAGCACATTCATTGAGCTCGATAGAGCATTCCTGACGCAGTTCATTGTTGGAAAAGAAGAGCCGCAAACCGTCAACTCATCCACTTACCCTTAAGCAAAAGAACGGAGAGTCACTAAAATATTACTTCTCTCACTTCAACGAGGAGGCTCTGCAAGTCAACGATTACTCCGACAAACTGGCTTTGTCTGCGATAATCAGCGGGCTCAAAAGGGGGAGGTTCCTCTTCGCCAATTACGCTTGAAGAGCTCATAAATCGCACTCAAAAGTACACGAATGCTTAAGAGTTTTTTAGCTCGCAGAAAAATAACCAAGGCTCGGAACATTCGTCCAAAGAGAAAAGGCGAAAGGACGAAGCAGCACCACAGGAAAATAAGAGAAGGTCAGACAACAGCACTCCCCGTGATCGAAGGTTGAGCAGGAGGCCCGAGAGCAAATTGAGCTCGTATGCCCCCCTCAACAAGTATCCAGAGCAGATCTTACTAGATATTCGGGACAAGAGGTTGCCGCATTGGCCGAGCTGTATGAAGACAGAGGCAGACCAATGGGATAAGCACAAGTACTGCCGTTTTCATCACGATCATGGGCACAAAACCAGTGATTATGTCGACTAGAAGGAAGAAATCGAGACCCTCATTCGCAAGGGTCACCTACGTCAATACATAAAGGGAGAAAAGCAGGCTCAAAAGGACGAGCAATTAGGCAGGGCTACGGACGACAGTACCGAAATCCATATGATATACGGTGGTCCGTCCCGATGTGGCGACTCAAACCAGGCCCGCAAAGCCCATGCTCGGAGTACTGATCTAGAACATCACATTCACTTGGCAGACAGGCCGAGAAAGGAGCTCCGAGTAAGCCCGTGCAGTTTTATGTTTATAGAGGATGACACGAGTGGGATTCAGCATCCTCACGATGATACTTTGGTAGTCGCAATGACGTTGCCAATCATAGAATATTCCACATCCTGGTCGATACTGGGAGTTCAGCTGACATTCTATACTCCGAGGCATTTGATAAGATGGGTATTGACAGGTCACATCTCCGACCTGTAAAGACACTGTTGCATGGCTTCGCAGGAGACAAAGTTATCTTAAAAGGAGCAATTTCCCTCCCGGTCACGGCAAGAGAAGGTCAGAACCAAGTTACTCTACTGGTAGACTTCTTGGTTGTAAATGTACCGTCGACTCATGATGTTATCATTGGGCGACCATCTCTTAACGCCATGAGGGCGGTAGTATCCACGTACCATCTGATGGTGAAGTTCCCTGCTATAAAGGGAATTGGCTATGTCAAAGGCGACCAGTGAGAGGTTCGGCGATGCTATTCCATAGCGGTTAGAAAGGGCTCGACAAAGCAAGCATTTACAGTCAATATGCTCGACCCCAGAGAGAACATCACAACGGAAAGTTCTCCTATGGAGGATCTCTTAATAGTACCACGTAATGGCACCGATTCGACCAGGGCAGTCCAGCTCGGGTCGTCATTGAGTGCCGAGTAGCAGAACCAGATGTTGAATTTTCTGCGACAGCATAaagatgtcttcgcatggtcccaCCAGGACATGCCGAGCATCTCCTCAGAAGTCATGGTCCACAAGCTGAATGTAGATCTGGAACATAACACAGTCAAACAGAATAGGACTTTTGAGCCCGAGAGGTACGCGATGATTGCTAAGGAAGTCGTCAAACTCCTTGACATCGGTTTCATAGAAGAGGTCCACTACCCCGACTAGATAGCCAACGTTGTGCTCATCAGAAAAGCCAACAGGAAATGGCGGCTCTGCGAGATTACTCTGACCTCAACGAGGCTTGCCTCAAGGATAGCTTCCCCTCCCGAGAATCGACCAATTGGTTGATAGCACAGCCGGGCACGGGCTCCTAacattcatggatgcatattccggCTATAACTAGATAGCTATGCACCCCTCGGATAGACAGAAAACAGCCTTCATCACGGACAAAGGACGTTACTGTTACCGGTCATGCCGTTCGGGTTGAAGAATGCAGGGGCTACCTATGAACGACTGG containing:
- the LOC131241138 gene encoding nuclear cap-binding protein subunit 2 isoform X2, with the translated sequence MQDPNKLSAYRDRRFPGTQEEFEHALLASTTVYIGNMSFYTTEEQVYELFSRAGEIKKIIMGLDKNTKTPCGFCFVIYYSRGDAEDSVKYISGTILDDRPIRVDFDWGFQEGRQWGRGRSGGQVRDEYRTDYDPGRGGYGKLVQRELEAQRQLVDYGAGSLDSFQAIIPSNYGRQGGAHGHGGSHRQGRDYHRKRHRDDDRYASEMSKRSSDHEYRRTSDPESRPEKNPRFRESGDSDDDDDGDYRRRRR
- the LOC131241138 gene encoding nuclear cap-binding protein subunit 2 isoform X1; amino-acid sequence: MASLFKDPNKLSAYRDRRFPGTQEEFEHALLASTTVYIGNMSFYTTEEQVYELFSRAGEIKKIIMGLDKNTKTPCGFCFVIYYSRGDAEDSVKYISGTILDDRPIRVDFDWGFQEGRQWGRGRSGGQVRDEYRTDYDPGRGGYGKLVQRELEAQRQLVDYGAGSLDSFQAIIPSNYGRQGGAHGHGGSHRQGRDYHRKRHRDDDRYASEMSKRSSDHEYRRTSDPESRPEKNPRFRESGDSDDDDDGDYRRRRR